The window GTGGGtgtgcgtacggagtgcggcgCTGGCCACGTCAAGACCCCACGGCGATTCTCGGATGAGCGGCGAGAAGATACAAAGCAAATAAAACCAAAGGGAAAAAACCCCGGGTCCCTTTGCCGCAGAGAGGGCTCCCGCATGCAGCGTCGCTAGGCAGGCATGGAGGCGTGCGGGCGGATGAATTTTTCCACAGCCGTCCGTTTTAGCGCCATGGCTTGAGCCCTGGCCCGAGGAGCGATGCACCACAGAAAAACTTGCGCCcgaagggggagggggggggggtcggaGAAAACACCGGAGGGGTAGGCATGCTGgctttacggagtacagctaggtagttactagtactgtacctaaTAGTAGGTACGAGTACCTGTCGGCGCAGGCTCGGAGCCAGTGTGCCACACGGTGCGCCCGCTACCGACCACCGACTACGGGGGCACCTTTAGCATCGTCCACATGAGTATTATActctactagtactaattaCCTGCCAACTACCTGCTAATTACCTGCTAGTCGGCTCGTGGCCGGCGCTGTAAATGCCGAGCATTCGATTCGTCGGAAACGGGACGTCCTTTGGGGGAGAAACTCGCCAGGCGACAAACGGAcacgacgagacgacgagcccGACATTAGCACTTGGTCCATGGCCGCCCCGAGGTGCACGCGGTGCACGCATCGCATCACGCAatgcatactccgtacgtgtgcTCGTATTATCTCGATACGGGCATTGCCAAATTGCTCGCATCTCTTCGCGCGAGTACACCTGCCTGTAATGCGCACCACCGTATGCGCCCTCCTCTGCCCGGCTTGACGTCagacgaccgaccgaccgaccggcCTGCCATGACGTTGTTTCACCCAACCGGTGCTGGAAATTGCCTCGGGCGAACTCGTCGTCCGCCGACTCGCCAAGCCAACATGTTCCAGGTCGACCTGCCCAGACCACGCAGCCACCTGCATGCGCAcctaagcaagtacttactctcCGGTGCATGCACGCTTGGCTGCTGAGGCTtttctcgacgtcgacatcgtcaCCGGTCGCGTCCCCGATGCGTCCGTGTCGCCTGGCCCCCGTCCCCGCCCTGGACAGGGCATCGGAGCAGAAACAGCTCTGGGTGCGACGTGAcggcgcccccccccctcgtccaGACCGCCGTGCGACCGCTGCGTGGACGGGGCGGGATCGATGGTGCGGAGCGGTAGCAGGAGGTATCCTGAGACGAGAGACAAAAccgggggcgaggggcaCGAGGGACGCCGGCAAATGGAAGGGAAGCCGCTCGCGCGCGATGAAAGTTGTGCAGTCTGGGGGCGCCGCGGCGTACAGTGGGGTGTATCAGTACTGTGATGTGCGTGCagcgtactgtaagtaagtacatggatggGTACCTGCTCTcgatgtaagtactgttctGTAGGGGTGCCACGGTGCGTGCGCATCGCTGGAccgtggcggcggcaccgcctACAAGAAGCTAGCATGCGTTTCTTAGCACAGGAATAACGGGGTCGCCAGCGCTGGCCGTACGCGACGGAATGTACCGGGCACAGCGGCAcagggccgtcgagctgctggccATCGCCTCCACGGTAGGCACattggaggaggagggcggtTTGCGACGACAAACATTGGGCTTGGCGTCGACCGCGGTTCTTTGCGGCCTTTCCAACCGTCGTTCCCGCGAGAGAgaacaaaaaaaaaaagagaaaAGAGCTATTACGTTTAGCAGCACGATCCGTAGCGGCAATTGTAGGCACCTTTGTGCCCGTCGATCCTCCAACAACCACCAAGTAtgctccgtaggtaccgGCGACATGAACTGATTGATAGTCCATGTGCGTCTAAGGCGGACTAGTTGTGCGTGCGAGGTATCTTGGCACCACACCAAAGTGCACCTCTAGCCCTCTAGCGATGCATGCTCGCCCGCAAACGGCGGCGTGCACCTGCAAAACGATCAACGCCGACCAATGACAACCATGCTCGGACGTGAAGCATTTTCTTGTGCGCAGAGATGCCATCCTAGCTCCGCGTCGAATGCCATGACCCGACATCGTGGACGGACTTGCCGGTGGCTGCTGAGCGCCGGCTGACCATCCGTGGGAGGCGgccgcacggagtacagggtAGAAAAAGCCTCAGCGATGGGTCCGAGGTGGCAAATCGATCGGGTTGGTCGCCTCGACATGCCAGAATGCTCCGGCGCACGCGCGGCGGATGACCTGCccgggggggagggggttcCCAGGAATGGCAGCGAATGAAACGACCCAAGTGCGGCCTGTAGACGTGCGGAGCCGAGGGAGtctctcgacgtcgacgacgtgagACGCCATGCGTGGTGCGAAGACGACAATCTggaacggcggcaacgacgagagCTCCACGGACGGTTGACCGAGCgcaggaggagcagggcACAGGCACGACCGCACGCAAGCACGCAAGCACTCGCGGCCCCGACGAGCATGCCATGCCTCGGGCTGCGTCGACGGTCCACGTCaagccgccggcctcgttgcGCTTGCTCGCATGCAGGCTGTCAAGCGGCCGTGCCGCATCTCCCACGGCGACACTATCCGTCGCATGCTTTACTAGTCCTGCCACCCAGCAGCTCGTAATCTTGCCCCTGCTCGGTGCTGTTGCCCGTGGCGAAGGTGTCGAGCCATGGAAGGGCCGCGAGCGAAGCGCTTCCCTTTCCTctccccgtcctcgccgcggaTGGTAGGCGTGACTGCCAGCGCTCGGTGCAGGTGGCCGATTGTTGGGCCGTCGATGCCTGCAGGGGCTTAAGCTGCACtcgtaggtactgtaagtacttgcttgcgctCTACCATGCCGCCTGGGATCAGGGGGGTGGCCGAGGGGAGGTATCGGCATACCGTGTGTCGAGGTCGAAAACCGCACTGCCCTTTGTTGTTGTTGTGCAACACTCGTCTCGCAAGAATGGCGGCAagtgtactgcaagtaagtactgtgcagtacgtacggtacagtacatgtagttgcaggtgcaggtacatgtagttgtaggtgcaggtacatgtagttgcGGGCGCAGGTACATGTGGTTGTTGGTGCAACATGTGGTTGTAGGCGCAGGTACATGTAGCTGtatgtgcaggtacatgtaactATAgatgcaggtacatgtagttgtttgtgcaggtacatgtggCTGTAgatgcaggtacatgtagttgtaggtgcagGCACATGTAATGgaaggtacaagtacatgtactttgcaGGAGCAGGTACTGTATATAGTAgagtacatactgtacttaagtaagtaggtgcaagtacagtactgaaAGTACTGagtagctgcaagtacttactgatagctgcaagtacacccaagcaagtacacgtacagtacatgtactttacACAAGCATCACTTGCGGCGCTCCGTCCTCGTACTCGCCCTCTTGCTGTTGTTATTTGGTGGGTGCCTGGAAGAGTTGGCTGGGTAGGTATGGGGGGGGCATGGGTGGATTCATCATGGTGGTAGAGACAAGAGACATGGGTGTCGTGGTGTGGGgtggggggaaggggggggggggggtaagAGGGCCCGTGGAAGCCAAAGGACCGGCGACTAcgcctactccgtaatcGTTCTCGTATACCTGCAAAGGCttagtaccgagtactaGCACCGAGGTGGGAAACAAGTACCACTCGCCCCGGCGCTCGCGCGCATGGGACATGCTGGCCTAGGTACAGCTACCTTACCTGCTCGTGCATGTTGTGCTCCGTCCGTGTCGTGCGTGCGtgctgctctgctctgccgTGCCCTGCTGTCCTGCGTCCGCTGATGCTCGCCTGCTGGTCCGGTGGAGTGGCCGTCCCGTACCCGTCCAGTCGCTGTTTCTCGCTCGAGCTTGCGAAGACTAATCCCGTTGCAAcgcagccgtcgccgaccgcCCAGCCCACGCGCGCGCCCATTGAAATAGAAGTCGCTCCCACCCGGCCCGCCGCTTCGctccccttccccttctTCCCTTCTCGACACCCACGAATGTGTTCCCAGTGACCGTCTCCGTCCTCCTTCGTGTGGTGCTTCGACACTCACTGACCCTTCTTTCTTCCTTTTCCTGTTCCCCTCGCATCATCACCCGTCCCTACACGACGCTTCCGACGTCGACACCGCCGACGCCTCCGCTTCCCTAAGAGACCCTGCGTTGCTGTATTTTGACTATATACCCCCCCCGACCACCTAGCCCGCCGCCTGCCACCGCCCACCCCCCATGGCTGACGACAAGGTCGGCGCCCCGGCGCTCGACACCACCATCGAGTCGGGCAACTTTGACGAGAAGAAGGCGCAACAGCAGCAGGCTGCCGAGCAGGCGCCGCCCAAgaaggtggcggccgtcgaggacgacgacgatgatgacgaggacaTCGATGCCCTGATCGAGGATCTCGAATCCCAGGATGGCCACGgcatcgaggaggaggaggaggagggcacccccggcggcggccgcgtcgtcccCGAGGACATGCTCCAGACGGACAGCCGCGTCGGTctcaccgaggccgaggtcgtcgcccgccgccgcaagTACGGCCTGAACCAGAtgaaggaggagaaggagaaccTCATCCTCAAGTTCTTCTCCTACTTTGTCGGTCCCATCCAGTTCGTCATGGAGGTGAGTTTTGCTTTTTCCTTCCTTTTCCCGCCATTGTGCCACGAGCCCCACCTGTTTTTTTCTCTCTCTGTTTCTGTCGCTACTGGCATGCgttcgctcgctcgctcgctcactCGCTCCCCCGCCGCACCTGCGGCCGCCCTGTGCCCGCCACGGTGCGATgggtgtgcgtgtgcgtgtgcgtgtgcgagtGCGGGTGCGCTGCGGCGGCTCGCTACCGGCCCACGAGCCCGCCTGTTTTTTTCGCCCATTGTTTTGCTTGTGGCCtgtattttttttttcgcgCGTTTTTTTTCCACCAGATTGCGTGCCCCACACGAGCTCGCTGGCGGGAGTGGGTCGCCGAGGCAATTGGCTTACGACACTGGCTGGCTCGCTGTGGGGGCGCCCGATTCATCCGACGCACGCCCTGTTGCCAGACGTCCGCGCCCGGCAGTCGCCAGTCCGGGCACGCTTGCCATTCGGTCCCCATTCGGCCCCAATCCGTCGGGCAGCCCCGGATAGGTCTAGCGACCCCCAGGGCACCCCTGCCCCGCctcgggctcggccgccgatTGATTCGACGCACCCTTCCTTTGCCCTGCTTGCACCTTTTCCCGAGCACCATTTTCCGGTGCTCGCCCGTCCGCTCGCTCGCCTTGCCTCATTCGCAACCCAACCCTCTGTCTGCCATGGCCGCGCGCTAACCTTGTCCCGCCCCTaggctgccgccgtcctcgccgccggtctcGAGGACTGGGTCGATTTCGGTGTCATCTGCGCTCTGCTCCTGCTCAACGCCTGCGTCGGCTTCATCCAGGAGTTCCAGGCTGGTtccatcgtcgaggagctgaagAAGACGCTCGCcctcaaggccgtcgtcctccgtGACGGCACCCTCAAGGAGATCGAGGCCCCCGAGGTCGTCCCCGGTGACATCCTGCAGGTGGAGGAGGTGAGAAGCACATCCCCCGCGGCGCACTCGACGCCCCCTCCCCGGCGCCATCGAGTCGATGCTGACGAGCGCCCCCCCCCAGGGTACGATCatccccgccgacggccgcatcGTCACCGAAGATGCTTTCCTCCAGGTCGACCAGTCCGCCATCACTGGTGAGTcgcttgccgtcgacaagcACAAGGGCGACAACTgcttcgcctcgtcggccgtgaaGCGTGGCGAGGCtttcgtcatcgtcacctcGACCGGCGACAACAccttcgtcggccgcgccgccgctctcgtctCCCAGTCGGCCGGTGGCACTGGTCACTTCACCGAGGTGCTCAACGGCATCGGCACaatcctcctcgtcctcgtcatcgccaccctcctcgtcgtctggATCTCCTCCTTCTACCGCTCCAAccccatcgtcgacatcctGCGCTTCACCCTggccatcaccatcgtcggcgtccccgTCGGTctccccgccgtcgtcaccaccaccatggccgtcggcgccgcctacCTCGCCAAGAAGCAGGCCATCGTCCAGAAGCTGTCGGCCATCGAgtccctcgccggcgtcgagatcCTCTGCTCCGACAAGACGGGCACCCTGACCAAGAACAAGCTGTCCCTCTCGGAGCCCTTCACCGTGCCCGGCGTCGACCCCGACGACCTCATGCTCACggcctgcctcgccgcctcgcgcaagaagaagggcatcgacgccatcgacaaGGCTTTCCTCAAGGCCCTCAAGTACTACCCCCGCGCCAAGAGTGTCCTGTCCAAGTACAAGGTGCTCGAGTTCCACCCCTTCGACCCCGTCTCCAAGAAGGTGCAGGCCGTTGTCGAGTCCCCCCAGGGCGAGCGCATCACCTGCGTCAAGGGTGCTCCCCTCTTCGTCCTCAAgaccgtcgaggaggaccaCCCCATccccgaggccatcgacaAGGCGTACAAGAACTGCGTCGCCGAGTTCGCCACCCGTGGCTTCCGCTCCCTCGGTGTCGCCCGCAAGCGCGACGGTGGTGCTTGGGAGATTCTCGGCATCATGCCCTGCTCGGACCCTCCCCGCCACGACACGGCCCGCACCATCAACGAGGCCAAGATTCTCGGTCTGTCCATCAAGATGCTGACCggtgacgccgtcggcatcgcccgtGAGACGTCGCGCCAGCTCGGTCTCGGCACCAACGTCTACAACGCCGAGCGTCTcggtctcggcggcggcggtgacaTGCCTGGTTCCGAGGTCTACGAtttcgtcgaggccgccgacggcttcgCCGAGGTCTTCCCCCAGCACAAgtatgccgtcgtcgagattcTTCAGCAGCGTGGctacctcgtcgccatgacgGGTGACGGCGTCAACGATGCTCCCTCTCTGAAAAAGGCCGACaccggcatcgccgtcgagggtgcctccgacgccgcccgctccgccgccgacattGTCTTTCTCGCCCCCGGCCTGGGTGCCATCATCGACGCCCTCAAGACGTCTCGCCAGATCTTCCACCGCATGTACGCCTACGTCGTCTACCGTATCGCCCTGTCCCTGCACATGGAGatcttcctcggcctctgGATCGCCATCCTCAACCGCAGCTTGAACATtgagctcgtcgtcttcatcgccatcttcgccgacgtcgccaccctcgccatcgcctaCGACAACGCTCCCTTCTCGCCCACGCCCGTCAAGTGGAATCTGCCCAAGCTCTGGGGCATGTCTATCCTTCTCGGTGTCGTCCTGGCCGTCGGTACCTGGATCGCCCTCACCACCATgtacgtcggcggcgaggacggcggtaTCGTCCAGAACTTTGGTGAcatcgatgccgtcctcttcctcgagaTCTCCCTCACCGAGAACTGGCTCATCTTCATCACCCGCGCCAACGGTCCCTTTTGGTCGTCCATTCCTTCGTGGCAGCTCAGCGGCgccgtcttcatcgtcgacgtcatcgccacCCTCTTCTGCGTCTTCGGATGGTTCGTCGGCAGCCAGaccagcatcgtcgccgtcgtccgtaTCTGGATCTTCTCCTTCGGCATCTTCGCCGTCATGGGTGGTCTCTACTACTTCATGCAGGGATCGGCCGGCTTCGACAACCTCATGCACGGCAAGTCGCCCAAGCGCAACCAGAAGCAGCGATCGCTGGAAGACTTTGGTACGTTTCCCACCACCCCCTGACCCCTCGTGCGGCAGCCGTTCCGTGTGCTGACTCTCGTCGCAGTTGTCTCCCTCCAGCGTGTGTCCACCCAGCACGAGAAGTCGCAGTAAAATATGGCGCTCTCTAGTACATACCCGCACGGCTAAACGCCATGCCCATTTCGTCTTCACCATGTTTAAATTGCATTGTACGAGTCTCGGCTGAGCACCGTCGCGTTTCTGGTGTGATGAGGGGGCAACTTTTCATATACCTACCTAGACATTGTCTCTTTAAGACGACCAAACTAATAAAGAAGTAAAAATACTCTCTCCCTTCTGTCGACTGAGTGCTCGT of the Drechmeria coniospora strain ARSEF 6962 chromosome 01, whole genome shotgun sequence genome contains:
- a CDS encoding Plasma membrane ATPase (PMA1_NEUCR Plasma membrane ATPase); this translates as MADDKVGAPALDTTIESGNFDEKKAQQQQAAEQAPPKKVAAVEDDDDDDEDIDALIEDLESQDGHGIEEEEEEGTPGGGRVVPEDMLQTDSRVGLTEAEVVARRRKYGLNQMKEEKENLILKFFSYFVGPIQFVMEAAAVLAAGLEDWVDFGVICALLLLNACVGFIQEFQAGSIVEELKKTLALKAVVLRDGTLKEIEAPEVVPGDILQVEEGTIIPADGRIVTEDAFLQVDQSAITGESLAVDKHKGDNCFASSAVKRGEAFVIVTSTGDNTFVGRAAALVSQSAGGTGHFTEVLNGIGTILLVLVIATLLVVWISSFYRSNPIVDILRFTLAITIVGVPVGLPAVVTTTMAVGAAYLAKKQAIVQKLSAIESLAGVEILCSDKTGTLTKNKLSLSEPFTVPGVDPDDLMLTACLAASRKKKGIDAIDKAFLKALKYYPRAKSVLSKYKVLEFHPFDPVSKKVQAVVESPQGERITCVKGAPLFVLKTVEEDHPIPEAIDKAYKNCVAEFATRGFRSLGVARKRDGGAWEILGIMPCSDPPRHDTARTINEAKILGLSIKMLTGDAVGIARETSRQLGLGTNVYNAERLGLGGGGDMPGSEVYDFVEAADGFAEVFPQHKYAVVEILQQRGYLVAMTGDGVNDAPSLKKADTGIAVEGASDAARSAADIVFLAPGLGAIIDALKTSRQIFHRMYAYVVYRIALSLHMEIFLGLWIAILNRSLNIELVVFIAIFADVATLAIAYDNAPFSPTPVKWNLPKLWGMSILLGVVLAVGTWIALTTMYVGGEDGGIVQNFGDIDAVLFLEISLTENWLIFITRANGPFWSSIPSWQLSGAVFIVDVIATLFCVFGWFVGSQTSIVAVVRIWIFSFGIFAVMGGLYYFMQGSAGFDNLMHGKSPKRNQKQRSLEDFVVSLQRVSTQHEKSQ